In one window of Leptospira sp. WS92.C1 DNA:
- a CDS encoding amidase, translating into MSQSFRDYTYYDATGLADLVRKKSVHPSELVESAIERIEAINPGLNAVITRFYEDAKKTAKSKLPDGPFRGVPILVKDIVHSIAGAPLTSGSKAFKNYIAPEDSEFVKRLRLAGTIFLGQTNVSEFALMGITEPKFHGPTRNPWNLERTPGGSSGGSAAAVAAGMVPVATASDGGGSIRIPAAYCGLFGLKPTRGRTPVGPYFGRFWQGASVDHVLSRTVRDSAAFLDALSGIENAGAFSFDSPKTSFLSEIKKAPGKLRIAFSTQSPIGTPVHPDCVESVIHTAKLLHSLGHKVEEKDAPVDGKAIGRAFITMYFGEVAAQLKNLEPILKRKARMSDVEDVTWILGLLGRTVSAGEFVRTLQVWDKAALAMERFHETYDLYLTPTTAMPAAKIGELEPTLGEKIAMQIIGRLGLGRMMLASGLVDELVETSLSRTPFTQLANLTGQPSVSIPIGQTSDELPLGLQFTAARRREDILFRLSAQLEKAAPWSKHK; encoded by the coding sequence TCGAGACTACACTTATTATGACGCCACCGGGCTCGCGGATTTGGTTCGAAAAAAATCGGTTCATCCCTCTGAACTTGTCGAATCCGCCATAGAAAGAATCGAAGCGATCAATCCCGGGCTCAATGCGGTGATTACCCGATTTTATGAGGACGCAAAAAAAACCGCAAAATCCAAACTTCCGGACGGCCCGTTTCGAGGTGTTCCGATTCTTGTAAAAGACATCGTACATTCCATCGCGGGAGCCCCTTTGACCTCGGGTTCGAAGGCATTCAAAAATTATATCGCCCCCGAAGATTCGGAATTTGTAAAAAGACTTCGACTGGCCGGAACCATTTTTCTTGGTCAAACCAATGTTTCCGAATTTGCTCTCATGGGAATCACGGAGCCAAAATTTCACGGACCAACTCGAAATCCCTGGAATCTGGAACGAACTCCGGGAGGTTCTTCCGGAGGATCCGCAGCGGCTGTTGCCGCGGGAATGGTTCCTGTTGCGACCGCTTCGGACGGCGGTGGATCGATTCGAATCCCCGCGGCTTATTGCGGATTGTTTGGTCTGAAGCCTACCCGGGGTAGAACTCCGGTGGGTCCTTATTTCGGAAGATTCTGGCAAGGAGCTTCTGTGGATCACGTTCTCTCCAGAACGGTTCGAGACAGTGCGGCATTTTTGGATGCGTTGAGCGGAATCGAAAACGCGGGAGCGTTTTCGTTCGATTCTCCAAAGACCAGTTTTCTTTCGGAAATCAAAAAGGCTCCGGGCAAACTCAGAATCGCGTTTTCAACCCAATCTCCAATCGGAACTCCGGTTCATCCGGACTGTGTGGAATCCGTCATACACACCGCAAAGTTATTACATTCTCTCGGTCATAAGGTGGAAGAAAAAGACGCGCCTGTGGATGGTAAAGCGATCGGAAGAGCGTTTATCACGATGTACTTTGGAGAAGTCGCGGCTCAACTCAAAAACCTGGAACCGATTCTAAAAAGAAAGGCAAGGATGAGTGACGTGGAAGATGTCACTTGGATTTTGGGACTTTTGGGAAGAACCGTTTCCGCAGGAGAATTTGTCCGCACTCTGCAAGTATGGGACAAGGCCGCTCTTGCGATGGAAAGATTTCATGAAACCTATGATCTCTATCTGACTCCAACAACCGCGATGCCCGCGGCAAAGATAGGCGAACTCGAACCGACACTCGGTGAAAAAATCGCGATGCAAATCATAGGTAGACTCGGCCTGGGGAGAATGATGCTCGCTTCCGGTCTTGTGGACGAACTTGTCGAAACAAGCCTTTCGAGAACTCCATTTACGCAACTTGCAAATTTGACCGGACAACCTTCGGTTTCGATTCCGATCGGACAAACTTCCGACGAGCTCCCTCTCGGTTTGCAGTTTACCGCAGCGAGAAGAAGAGAAGATATTTTGTTTCGTCTCAGTGCTCAACTGGAAAAAGCGGCGCCTTGGTCGAAACATAAGTAA